From the genome of Halodesulfovibrio sp., one region includes:
- a CDS encoding hemolysin family protein translates to MDGGSESRLWNVLGNLFSKTTEEDVEKAIIDAREEGELEAEEGSMLLNVLSLDETQVHEIMVPRTDIVCTETTTSIGDLVELIVESGHSRIPLYEENRDNIVGVIYAKDLLIHLYDPTLRDTPLVSFMRKPFFVPETKIVTDLLQEFRTRKQHLAIAVDEYGGTSGLITIEDILEEIVGEIEDEYDTPKLEDIRITEDNSYIITGRASLDDVSEELAITLESEQVETLGGYLSELAGHVPQSGETFDLCGFSFTIEDADAKQIRLIRAAKSKKTAESN, encoded by the coding sequence TTGGACGGAGGTTCTGAGAGTCGATTGTGGAACGTGCTCGGAAATCTCTTCAGCAAAACCACTGAAGAAGACGTTGAAAAAGCCATTATCGATGCCCGTGAGGAAGGTGAGCTTGAAGCCGAAGAAGGCTCTATGCTCCTCAATGTACTCTCACTTGATGAAACTCAGGTTCATGAGATTATGGTTCCTCGTACAGACATTGTCTGCACCGAGACAACCACATCCATCGGCGACCTTGTTGAACTCATTGTTGAATCTGGACATTCTCGCATTCCACTGTACGAAGAAAACAGGGACAATATCGTAGGTGTTATCTATGCAAAAGACCTGCTTATTCACCTCTACGACCCGACACTGCGTGATACTCCGCTTGTCAGCTTTATGCGCAAGCCGTTCTTTGTTCCGGAAACTAAAATCGTAACAGATCTCTTGCAAGAATTCCGCACAAGGAAACAGCACCTTGCCATTGCTGTTGATGAATACGGCGGCACATCTGGTCTTATCACTATCGAAGATATTCTCGAAGAGATTGTCGGCGAAATTGAAGATGAATACGATACTCCCAAACTGGAAGATATTCGTATAACCGAAGATAACAGTTACATCATTACTGGTAGAGCCAGTCTTGATGATGTAAGTGAAGAACTGGCTATTACGCTAGAATCTGAACAAGTGGAAACGCTTGGCGGATATTTAAGCGAACTTGCCGGACATGTTCCGCAATCTGGCGAAACATTTGACCTCTGCGGCTTCAGCTTCACGATAGAAGATGCAGATGCCAAACAGATACGACTTATCCGCGCAGCTAAATCCAAAAAAACTGCCGAAAGCAATTAA